From the Thermococcus sp. MV5 genome, the window TTTACGATGAAATGCAACTAAAGCAAAGAGTTTGCTAAATTGCTTTGCGTATGCAAAACCTGAAAAGAATTTAAAGGCTCAATTAAAATTTCTAACTGATGAGTTATGTGGTTTAGGAGAGTTGAGATTGGAGAGATTGAAAGAGCAAAGAAAGCATTACCACATTATTTTTCAGTGTTTAGTGGAAAAGAAAAACCAAATTTCTTTCATGTGAAACAAGTAGAAGTATATTTCGATGAGGAAGACGAACTCAAAGAGCTCTGGAAAATACATGAGGAAGGTCTAGAAAAGCTGAGAAAAAATGACTTAAAAGAAAATCCAGAGAAAAATCTCCTTGATCTCAAGGTCCTCATTGCCCATAAGATCCTAGAAAAGTGCGAACTTTGTGAAATTAAATGTCATGTAAATCGTTTTGATAAGGCAGGATACTGTCGTGTCAAAGAGAGCCTCATTGCAAGCGATTTTCTGCATATTGGTGAAGAGCCGGAACTTATTCCCTCATACACAATTTTCTTCTCTGGATGTAACTTTAGATGTGTTTTTTGCCAAAATTGGGATATAAGCCAGTATCAAGTGGGTGTAAGATATTCTCCAAAAGATATGGGGACAAAAATAGGGGTTGCCTATGCAAGAGGAGCTAAAAACGTTAATTTTGTTGGTGGTGAACCAACGCCAAATCTTCCTTTTATATTGGAGAGCCTAAAATACGTTGAAGTCCCAATTCCAGTGGTATGGAACTCCAACATGTATATGAGCAAAGAAAGCATGGCTCTTTTAGACGGTATTGTTGATGTTTATTTGGCTGATTTCAAATGGGGAAATAACCAAGACGCCCTTAAGTATTCAAAAGCCCCTAAATACTGGGAAACCATTACAAGAAACTTCCTCTTAGCAAAGAAACATTACAAGGCAGAATTCCTTATAAGACATCTTGTAATTCCTGGTCATCTAGAATGCTGTACACAGCCAATTCTAAAGTGGATAAGTGAAAACTTAGGCAAGGAGATTAGAGTCAATGTGATGTTCCAATATAGGCCAGAATATAAGGCACACAAATATCCTGAGATCAATAGAGGACTCACAAATGAAGAGATGATACGAGCGGCCGAACTTGCAGGAGAATTCGGGCTAAAAAACGCGCTGGTGGGATAAGATGCCTATCCCAAATAAAGAGATCACCGATAAAGACTTAGTAACCTCTTTGATAGCAGTGATAATAGTTTATGCACTTATCCAAGTCTACACAAGATGGTACTCTAACTATCTCAAGAAAAGGGAAGAAAAGCTTAAAGAACGCAGAAATATAGGGAAGCTCTACTAACCACCCGCCCTAGCTCTCATGAAAACCTCCATAAATTTTTCTATTTCTTCTTTGCTTCCTTTCAAAACTACTCTCCAACGAGGAGCCCCATAGAAAGGCTCACCTTCTTTAATACATATATACAAGTTCGCTTTTGATTTTTCTAGAATCCCCTGTATTTCTTCTGGAGGTACAGCGGTGACAAGTTCTCGTTTCATGTTGATATCTTCACTCAGAGATTTTATAATCATTATCCTTCTTTTTTCTTAGAAAGCCTTGCCTTTCAAGGCGAGGAGAATGTCAAACATAAATGAGAAGATATATAACCAAGATATTTCACATAAACAAAAGGTGAAAAAAAGTGAGGCTTCCTTCCCATAAGACAAAGATAATTGCCACTATAGGTCCCGCATGTAGAAACAAATCTACCTTGGAAAAAATGATAAAAGCAGGAATGAGTGTCGCTAGATTGAACTTCTCCCATGGTAGCCTAGAGGAACACGCAAAAATGATAGAATTAATTAGGAAAACGTCTGAAAAGCTTGATAAAAGAGTTGCCATCCTAGGAGACCTCCCTGGAGTTAAGATACGGGTTGGAAATCTAAAAGAAAACTCCATAACATTAAAAAAAGGGGAAAAGATCATTCTTACAACAAAAGAGATAGAAGGCGATGAAAACGTCATTCCTGTTGAATTTAAAGACTTTCCAAAGCTCGTTTCAATAGGAGATACTATTTACTTGAGTGATGGGTATATTGCATTAAAAGTTGAAAACATTAGAGAAAGTGATGTAGAATGCCTTGTAATCAATGGAGGAGTCCTATTCTCTCATAAAGGCATAAATATCCCAAAAGCCAACCTTCCAATAGAAGCAATAACCAAAAGAGACCTCGAAATCATAGAATTTGGGGTTGAACATGGAATCGATGCTATAGGAATATCCTTTGTGGGTTCCGTTTATGATGTTCTCAAAGTTAAGCGGTCTATAGAAAAGAAAAAATCCAGAATGTTTGTTATTTCCAAAATAGAACGACCTGATGCTGTAAGAAACTTTGATGAGATCCTTAATGCCTCCGACGGGATAATGGTTGCACGAGGAGACCTTGGGGTGGAGATGCCTATTGAAAGTTTGCCAATTCTCCAAAAACAGCTAATCAAGAAAGCCAATATGGCCGCAAAACCCGTGATAACCGCAACCCAAATGCTCGTTTCAATGACCCAAGACAGACTACCAACAAGAGCCGAGGTCACTGATGTAGCCAATGCAATACTTGACGGAACAGATGCCGTAATGTTATCAGAGGAAACTGCTGTTGGAAAATATCCAGTAGAAGCTGTTGAAATGATGACCAAAATTGCCAAAGTTACAGAGGAATACAGAGAATCATTAGGCTATTCAAGAATACGGTCTTGGATTGAGGTTTTACCAAAGAAAAGTACAATAAAAGAAGCAATAACTAGAAGTGTCATAGATGCACTGTGTACAGTAGACACAAAGTACATATTAACCCCTACAAGGACTGGTTTAACTGCAAGACTTATCTCAAGATTTAAGCCAAAACAATGGACCCTAGCATTCTCCACCGACCCATGGGTATGTAATACGTTGATGTTCTCCTATGGTGTCTACCCATTCTGCATGGAAGAAGAATTCAACGAAAATGACATGATATCACTAATAAAGAGTCTTGGATTAGTGGATAGTGATGATGTTGTCCTCCTAACGGAAGGAAAACCCATAGGAAAGACCGTTGGAACAAATGCAATGAAAATATTCCAGATACCCTAGACATTCTCAAATCTTAATCCTCTCTTTTCCATAAATTTTTTCGCCCTTTTAATTTCCTCCTCAGATTCACCAAAGAGTATTATTCCGATATACTTTCCAAAGCCTTTTGGAGAGGAGTGGATTCTCACATCAAATCTTTCTAAAACCTCATTTAAAAGTGGTGCGAGTTTTGATTCGTCTGTTATCTCCGCAAGAAGCTTTTCTTGAATAAACTTTCTTTTTCCAAGTCTTGGAAGAACTTCATTCTCAAGCATAGCTTTCATTTCTCTTGGCATCCCAGGAAGAACAAAGACTTCAGTAGAGTTATGTTTAAAGTAAGCTCCAGGGGCCGCACCTACAGAATTATCTAGCGCTTCTGCCCCTTTTGGTAAGTAAGCCATTTTTATTCTGGCTTCATTTAAATTTGGGTCCTCTACAATACCTTCTTCATAAAGCTCACGGTAAAAAACCTCGATTCTCTCTACCACGTCTTCCCTGAGCTCAAGTTCCACATTTAAGGCTTGAGCCACGGCCGCCATTGTAACATCATCATGAGTTGGACCAAGTCCTCCAGCTATAATGAGAACCTCCGGTTCTCTTGAAAGGGCTTCTTTAACAGCGTTCTTTATTTCCTCAACATCATCACCCACAGTAGTTATCCTCCTAACCCAGAATCCCCTTTCCGTGAGCTTCTGAGCAATGAAAGCAGAATTGCTGTCTACAGTATTCCCAGTTAGAAGCTCGTCACCCACTGTAATTATCTCCGCGAACATTTTTGCTCACCTTTTTAGTCTACTCTCTCAAAAATTTTAACTTATCGGCGGGAAGTCCCTTCCGAAAGGGCGGGGTAGTTCACTCTTTCTCATAGAAATCCTTTAAAATATTATACCAAATCAATCTTCGATGATAGAGAGAATAAAAGATGATTTCGTAAAATCCTACCGTCTGCAGCAAAGTCTAGAAGCACTCGAACAGGTTAAGGGAGATATTAGTAAAGAAGCGTACAAAAGACTAAGAGCTCTCCTTCGTTATCGACTTTATGGAGAAGAATTTGAGAGAAGTAAAATTGATGAAAAGATTGCTTTAGCTTTTTCAATGGGTAGTGATAGCACGGCCTCTCTCTTGATCCTTAAATGGGCAGGCTTCGACGTAGTCCCACTGATGGTGAAACTCCCTCAGATGAGAGATGTTGTCCTATTTAGAGCCCAAAGCTATGGAGCTGTTTTTGTCGAGATACCCAATTATATAGAAGTTATAAGTGATCAGATTCAAAAAAGAGCGCCAATCTGTGGAAAGTGTCATTCTATGATAATGGATGCTGTAAAGAACTACGCCAGAGAAAATGGAATAAAAATTGTGGCCTCCGGAGACCTTTTGAGTTTTGGTAGCATATCCATATACAAAGATGGAGATTTAATAAGGTTAAATCTTCCAGCCTTTCTCGCAATCGATAAACGGGAAGCAATAAAAATACTGGGAAGAAAGTATGCCGTTGGATTTGGATGTTCACTTTGGAAAGGAGCCATCAAAAATGCACCAATATTAAAACGCTTTGGCATCCAGAGAGTATTAAGAGAACTTAGAGCAGGAGCAATAGATAAAGAGATAGCCAAGACACTTATTAGGGATATACTAAAGAACTAAAACAAGATGGAGGAGAAAAAGTTGCTCTATGTTGAAATTCTTGGGAATTTACCCAAAATGGCCGAAGGGGAAGTTAAAGCACTATTAGAACTTAGCGGTAGCCGATTCAGGATTATTGAAAGAGATTACCTATTTCTGGCATTAAAAGCAGACAAAGAAGCTTTTTCGTATCTCAAAAGACTTGGGATGGCTCATGAATATGGAATTTTACTCTTCTCAGCTAAAAGTCTAGAGGAGCTCTACTTAAAAGCAAAAGCTCTTAAATGGGAGGATTTTATTAACAGTACATTCAAAGTGGACAGAGAAACAATGTTAAATTGTTCCTATAACGTAAAAGATTTAGAGAAAGAACTTGGTGCGATCATAGCACAACAAGGCTTTAAAGTCAACTTGAGCAATCCAGGCACCCTAGTTAGGGCCTATTGTGGAGAAAAACTGTGGGTTGGAATAAGAAAAGAAACGTTTTCGGCTAAAGACTTTGAGAAAAGAAAGGCTGATAAAAGACCATTCTTTAAACCAATAGCATTGCCTCCCCGACTTGCGAGAGCAATGATAAACTTAGCAAGGGCAAAAAAGGAGGTTCTTGATCCATTTATGGGAACTGGAGGGATACTAATTGAGGCTGGGCTTATCGGCCTAAAAGTTTACGGAGTAGATCTCAGATCGGATATGGTGGAAGGTGCCAAAAAGAATCTCGAATATTATGGAATAAAGGAATACAAACTACAAAAAGGAGATGCAACCAAGTTAAGAGAGCTTTTCCCTGATAAAACGTTTGAAGCAATTGTCACTGATCCACCCTATGGAACTTCCGCAACACTAGGAGGGAAGAAAAGGGAGGATCTCTATGAAAAGGCCCTGGAGAGTATGTATGAAGTTCTAAATGGATATCTAAGTATTGCATTTCCAGCTGATTTTAATGTAGAAAAAACTGCTGAGAGAATAGGATTTACAGTTTTAGAAAAATATTATCAAAGAGTTCACTCTTCACTAGATAGATATTTCTATGTGATGAAAAACTAGCTCATTTCTGCTCACCTGTTTTCACGCATCCCTAAACTTGTCCTTAAATCTCTTTTATAACTTAGTTTTAAATTTTAACAAAAAAGTTATAAAAGTCCAAGAGAATGAAGAATGGAACAATTGAAAGGTGATAAACATGGAGGGGGAATATGATATAAAACCCGTAGAGAGAGATAAGAGGACTTTTACCCTCCTAACACTTCTTGCAATATGGTTTGGAGCAGGAATAAGCATTGCAGAATTTTGGGCCGGGGCACTGCTAACACCAGCTCTCTCATTAGGTATGGCACTCCTTGTGATACTCTTCGGACATATTCTTGGAAATACCATAATGGGATTAATAGCTCTGGAAGGAGAAAAAACAGGTCTTCCAACAATGGTGCTTTCGAGAGCTTCTCTAGGAATCAAAGGATCGATTCTACCTTCCATCCTAAATTATCTCCAACTTATAGGATGGACAGCAATAATGCTCATTGTAGGGGCCAATGCTATGAACGCAGTCGCAAAAAGCCTTGGAGTTGATAATTATGCCCTCTGGGTAATTTTGCTGGGCCTCTTAGTTACAGGATGGACATATATAGGACCTAAAAACTGGGAAAAATTAGAAAAAATTGCAGCCCTTCTTTTACTCGCACTAAGTCTATGGCTCACATACGTTACTCTCCAAAGATTTTCATTCACACAACTTCTCTCTAAGCCCGGCACTGGCGAAATAGGAGTTATGCTAGGATTAGACTTAGTAATAGCGATGCCACTTTCATGGGCACCGTTAATAGCCGATTATTCGAGATTTGCCAAAAATAGAAACGCAGCGTTTTGGGGCACTTATCTTGGGTATTTCATCTCATCAAGCCTCTTCTATTTTGTAGGGGCCCTAACAAACATGGCAATTGGAGAAGGAGATCCAATCAGAATCATAGCAACATATGGGATTGGAATCCCAGCAATGTTGATAATCATATTCTCCACTGTGACAACTACTTTCCTCGATGTTTACTCTGCCGCGATAACTTACAAAAACATTTCTCCAAGAGCCAATGCAAAGAAACAAGTTTTACTTGTTGGAGCCCTTGGAACTCTACTCGCCCTAGTGTTTCCAATGGAACAATATGAGGGCTTTTTACTTCTCATTGGTGGAGCTTTTGTTTCGCTAGCAGCAATAATGATAACAGACTACTTCCTCGTCGAAAAAGAATACAATGCAACGGAACTCCTCGATGAAAATGGAAAATTCGCAGGATATAACATCAAAGCCATACTCGTATGGGCGATTGGATTCACATTTTATATGGGGCTTGCTATAGAAGGACTCTTCGGGATTCACATTCCTCTGTTAAGTGAAGTTGGCTTTAGGCTTGGCTCAAGCATTCCAACTTTCATCTTGGTAAGTCTTCTATATTACCTGGTGGAGAGGTGAAGGAAAATGGAGTGGATTATCAAAGCATTGGAAAAAGTTAGAGAAAAGAAACCCTTGGTACATAACATAACCAACTACGTAGTTATGAATACCACAGCAAATGCTCTCCTTGCTATAGGAGCTTCTCCAGTTATGGCCCATGCAATAGAAGAACTCGAAGAGATGGTTGCCTTGGCTAACGCACTAGTGATAAACATCGGGACCTTAGACGAGCACAAAATATACTCCATGATGAAAGCTGTTAAGGCTGCAAAAGACCTCAAAAAGCCTGTTATTCTGGATCCTGTAGGCGCTGGAGCTACGAAACTCAGAACAAAGACTTCTCTAAGACTTTTAGAGATAGGAGAGATAAGTGTTATCAGAGGAAACTTTGGAGAAATCGCGGCACTTCTTGGTGAGCATGGAAAAACAAGAGGAGTGGATTCTGCTGTATATGATGAACAGGTTGCCAAAAAACTTGCAAAAGATGCCTCAAAAGAATTCAACGCGATAGTTGCTGTTACAGGGCCTGTAGATTATGTAAGTGATGGAGAGAAAGTTTATGCTATAGAAAATGGGACTCCTTTGCTTGGAAGGGTGACTGGAACCGGTTGTATAGCAACAGCAATAATCGGCGCATTTTTAGCTGTTGAAGATCCTCTAAAAGCCACCCTTGCAGGATTAGTCTCTTTTGAAATTGCTGCTGAAAAAGCCTTCGAGGAGTCTCCCTACCCAGGAACATTCCACACAAAGTTATATGATTGGCTCTACAGGATTAATGAAGAGATTATAATAAAAAGAGCAAAGGTGAAAGAAGTTGAACTTTAGAGAAAAGCTCAAACTATATGTAATAACTGATAGAAGACTGAAAGATGAGATAGAAAGTACCAAACAGGCTCTGGAAGGGGGGGCAACTTCAATTCAACTTCGCATAAAGAGTGCACCCACAAAAGAGATGATCAAAATTGGAAAAGAAATAAGAAGATTAACAAGTGAATATGATGCTCTTTATTTTGTGGACGACCGTTTAGATGTTGCCTTAGCAACAAACGCTGATGGACTCCAACTTGGACCTGAAGATATGCCAATTCCCATTGCTAAAGAGATTGCCCCAAATTTAATCCTTGGAGCCTCTGTATACAGTCTAAAGGAAGCTTTAGATGCTGAAAAAGAAGGAGCAGATTACTTGGGGGCCGGAGCTATTTTTCCCACCTCTACAAAAGCTGATGTTAGAGTTATTGGAATTGATGGGCTTAAGAAAATACTTGAGTCAGTAAAAATTCCAGTGGTTGCAATAGGGGGAATAAATCACGAGAATGTCAAAGAAGTGTTAAGAACTGGCGTTGATGGAGTTGCAATAATTTCAGCGATAATTGGAGCAGAAAATATAAGAAAAGCCACAGAAGACATGAAAAAAATCATAGAAGAGGTGGTTAAATGAAACCCGGAACTAGAACACAAAAACTTGCTTATGTTGGAATTTTCACAGCTTTGGGAGTTGTTCTGGGAACAATTTCCTTCCCAGTTGGACCTACGAAAGTGGCTCCCTTTCAACATTTTATAAATGTAATAACCGGCATCCTGCTTGGACCATGGTGGGCTTCCCTAACAGCTCTCTTTATAGGACTCCTTAGAATGTCTTTTGGAGTTGGCACAATATTTT encodes:
- the pyk gene encoding pyruvate kinase yields the protein MRLPSHKTKIIATIGPACRNKSTLEKMIKAGMSVARLNFSHGSLEEHAKMIELIRKTSEKLDKRVAILGDLPGVKIRVGNLKENSITLKKGEKIILTTKEIEGDENVIPVEFKDFPKLVSIGDTIYLSDGYIALKVENIRESDVECLVINGGVLFSHKGINIPKANLPIEAITKRDLEIIEFGVEHGIDAIGISFVGSVYDVLKVKRSIEKKKSRMFVISKIERPDAVRNFDEILNASDGIMVARGDLGVEMPIESLPILQKQLIKKANMAAKPVITATQMLVSMTQDRLPTRAEVTDVANAILDGTDAVMLSEETAVGKYPVEAVEMMTKIAKVTEEYRESLGYSRIRSWIEVLPKKSTIKEAITRSVIDALCTVDTKYILTPTRTGLTARLISRFKPKQWTLAFSTDPWVCNTLMFSYGVYPFCMEEEFNENDMISLIKSLGLVDSDDVVLLTEGKPIGKTVGTNAMKIFQIP
- a CDS encoding TIGR01177 family methyltransferase, which produces MEEKKLLYVEILGNLPKMAEGEVKALLELSGSRFRIIERDYLFLALKADKEAFSYLKRLGMAHEYGILLFSAKSLEELYLKAKALKWEDFINSTFKVDRETMLNCSYNVKDLEKELGAIIAQQGFKVNLSNPGTLVRAYCGEKLWVGIRKETFSAKDFEKRKADKRPFFKPIALPPRLARAMINLARAKKEVLDPFMGTGGILIEAGLIGLKVYGVDLRSDMVEGAKKNLEYYGIKEYKLQKGDATKLRELFPDKTFEAIVTDPPYGTSATLGGKKREDLYEKALESMYEVLNGYLSIAFPADFNVEKTAERIGFTVLEKYYQRVHSSLDRYFYVMKN
- a CDS encoding TIGR04140 family protein, translated to MKRELVTAVPPEEIQGILEKSKANLYICIKEGEPFYGAPRWRVVLKGSKEEIEKFMEVFMRARAGG
- a CDS encoding ATPase, which gives rise to MIERIKDDFVKSYRLQQSLEALEQVKGDISKEAYKRLRALLRYRLYGEEFERSKIDEKIALAFSMGSDSTASLLILKWAGFDVVPLMVKLPQMRDVVLFRAQSYGAVFVEIPNYIEVISDQIQKRAPICGKCHSMIMDAVKNYARENGIKIVASGDLLSFGSISIYKDGDLIRLNLPAFLAIDKREAIKILGRKYAVGFGCSLWKGAIKNAPILKRFGIQRVLRELRAGAIDKEIAKTLIRDILKN
- the thiM gene encoding hydroxyethylthiazole kinase — encoded protein: MEWIIKALEKVREKKPLVHNITNYVVMNTTANALLAIGASPVMAHAIEELEEMVALANALVINIGTLDEHKIYSMMKAVKAAKDLKKPVILDPVGAGATKLRTKTSLRLLEIGEISVIRGNFGEIAALLGEHGKTRGVDSAVYDEQVAKKLAKDASKEFNAIVAVTGPVDYVSDGEKVYAIENGTPLLGRVTGTGCIATAIIGAFLAVEDPLKATLAGLVSFEIAAEKAFEESPYPGTFHTKLYDWLYRINEEIIIKRAKVKEVEL
- the cytX gene encoding putative hydroxymethylpyrimidine transporter CytX, translating into MEGEYDIKPVERDKRTFTLLTLLAIWFGAGISIAEFWAGALLTPALSLGMALLVILFGHILGNTIMGLIALEGEKTGLPTMVLSRASLGIKGSILPSILNYLQLIGWTAIMLIVGANAMNAVAKSLGVDNYALWVILLGLLVTGWTYIGPKNWEKLEKIAALLLLALSLWLTYVTLQRFSFTQLLSKPGTGEIGVMLGLDLVIAMPLSWAPLIADYSRFAKNRNAAFWGTYLGYFISSSLFYFVGALTNMAIGEGDPIRIIATYGIGIPAMLIIIFSTVTTTFLDVYSAAITYKNISPRANAKKQVLLVGALGTLLALVFPMEQYEGFLLLIGGAFVSLAAIMITDYFLVEKEYNATELLDENGKFAGYNIKAILVWAIGFTFYMGLAIEGLFGIHIPLLSEVGFRLGSSIPTFILVSLLYYLVER
- a CDS encoding radical SAM protein — protein: MWFRRVEIGEIERAKKALPHYFSVFSGKEKPNFFHVKQVEVYFDEEDELKELWKIHEEGLEKLRKNDLKENPEKNLLDLKVLIAHKILEKCELCEIKCHVNRFDKAGYCRVKESLIASDFLHIGEEPELIPSYTIFFSGCNFRCVFCQNWDISQYQVGVRYSPKDMGTKIGVAYARGAKNVNFVGGEPTPNLPFILESLKYVEVPIPVVWNSNMYMSKESMALLDGIVDVYLADFKWGNNQDALKYSKAPKYWETITRNFLLAKKHYKAEFLIRHLVIPGHLECCTQPILKWISENLGKEIRVNVMFQYRPEYKAHKYPEINRGLTNEEMIRAAELAGEFGLKNALVG
- a CDS encoding molybdopterin-binding protein, with translation MFAEIITVGDELLTGNTVDSNSAFIAQKLTERGFWVRRITTVGDDVEEIKNAVKEALSREPEVLIIAGGLGPTHDDVTMAAVAQALNVELELREDVVERIEVFYRELYEEGIVEDPNLNEARIKMAYLPKGAEALDNSVGAAPGAYFKHNSTEVFVLPGMPREMKAMLENEVLPRLGKRKFIQEKLLAEITDESKLAPLLNEVLERFDVRIHSSPKGFGKYIGIILFGESEEEIKRAKKFMEKRGLRFENV
- the thiE gene encoding thiamine phosphate synthase, whose product is MNFREKLKLYVITDRRLKDEIESTKQALEGGATSIQLRIKSAPTKEMIKIGKEIRRLTSEYDALYFVDDRLDVALATNADGLQLGPEDMPIPIAKEIAPNLILGASVYSLKEALDAEKEGADYLGAGAIFPTSTKADVRVIGIDGLKKILESVKIPVVAIGGINHENVKEVLRTGVDGVAIISAIIGAENIRKATEDMKKIIEEVVK